A single window of Strix uralensis isolate ZFMK-TIS-50842 chromosome 28, bStrUra1, whole genome shotgun sequence DNA harbors:
- the BOLA3 gene encoding bolA-like protein 3 isoform X2, with the protein MAASAGLLCRGPLFLRRGTWRSFTSQTDGEARVSRVLREKFPRASAIKVVDISGGCGAMYEIHIESEDFREKRTVQQHQMVNQALSEEIKSMHGLRIFTSTPKP; encoded by the exons ATGGCGGCCTCGGCGGGGCTGCTGTGCCGCGGGCCG ctcttCCTGCGCCGCGGCACCTGGCGAAGCTTCACCTCGCAGACGGACGGGGAGGCCCGAGTGAGCCGGGTCCTGCGGGAGAAGTTCCCCCGGGCTTCCGCCATTAAAGTCGTGGATATATCAG GGGGCTGCGGCGCCATGTACGAAATCCACATCGAGTCGGAGGATTTCAGAGAGAAGCGAACGGTGCAGCAGCACCAGATGGTTAATCAG GCGCTGAGCGAGGAGATCAAGAGCATGCACGGGCTGCGCATCTTCACCTCCACCCCCAAACCCTGA
- the BOLA3 gene encoding bolA-like protein 3 isoform X1 translates to MGRGRSLRVQDPLFPPLPLRCLVGAGGGGWVSVSPRLPSALPPPPVTGKRGLRLLRLFLRRGTWRSFTSQTDGEARVSRVLREKFPRASAIKVVDISGGCGAMYEIHIESEDFREKRTVQQHQMVNQALSEEIKSMHGLRIFTSTPKP, encoded by the exons ATGGGGCGGGGGCGCTCGCTCCGTGTCCAGgacccccttttccccccccttcccctcaggtgtttggttggggcgggggggggggggtgggtgtccgTCTCCCCGCGTCTCCCCtccgcgctcccccccccccctgtAACCGGTAAGCGCGGCCTGCGCCTCCTCAGG ctcttCCTGCGCCGCGGCACCTGGCGAAGCTTCACCTCGCAGACGGACGGGGAGGCCCGAGTGAGCCGGGTCCTGCGGGAGAAGTTCCCCCGGGCTTCCGCCATTAAAGTCGTGGATATATCAG GGGGCTGCGGCGCCATGTACGAAATCCACATCGAGTCGGAGGATTTCAGAGAGAAGCGAACGGTGCAGCAGCACCAGATGGTTAATCAG GCGCTGAGCGAGGAGATCAAGAGCATGCACGGGCTGCGCATCTTCACCTCCACCCCCAAACCCTGA
- the MOB1A gene encoding MOB kinase activator 1A isoform X1, translated as MSFLFGSRSSKTFKPKKNIPEGSHQYELLKHAEATLGSGNLRQAVMLPEGEDLNEWIAVNTVDFFNQINMLYGTITEFCTEASCPVMSAGPRYEYHWADGTNIKKPIKCSAPKYIDYLMTWVQDQLDDETLFPSKIGVPFPKNFMSVAKTILKRLFRVYAHIYHQHFDSVMRLQEEAHLNTSFKHFIFFVQEFNLIDRRELAPLQELIEKLGSKDR; from the exons ATGAGCTTCCTTTT TGGGAGTCGATCTTCGAAAACGTTCAAACCCAAGAAGAACATTCCCGAAGGCTCCCATCAGTATGAACTCTTGAAACATGCGGAAGCGACTCTGGGGAGCGGTAACCTTAGACAAGCGGTTATGTTGCCGGAGGGAGAGGACCTGAATGAGTGGATCGCAGTTAACA CGGTGGATTTCTTCAACCAAATCAACATGCTCTACGGGACCATTACGGAGTTCTGCACGGAGGCGAGCTGTCCGGTCATGTCTGCGGGACCAAG GTACGAGTACCACTGGGCGGACGGCACTAACATAAAGAAGCCGATCAAGTGCTCGGCTCCGAAGTACATCGATTACTTGATGACGTGGGTGCAGGACCAGCTGGATGACGAAACGCTCTTCCCTTCAAAGATCG GCGTCCCTTTTCCCAAGAACTTCATGTCGGTGGCCAAGACGATCCTGAAGCGGCTGTTCCGCGTGTACGCCCACATCTACCACCAGCACTTCGATTCCGTCATGCGGCTGCAGGAGGAGGCCCACCTCAACACCTCCTTCAAGCACTTTATCTTCTTTGTGCAG gAATTCAACTTGATTGACAGGCGGGAGTTGGCTCCTCTGCAGGAACTGATTGAGAAGCTGGGCTCCAAGGACAGATAA